From Dasypus novemcinctus isolate mDasNov1 chromosome 19, mDasNov1.1.hap2, whole genome shotgun sequence, a single genomic window includes:
- the LOC131274685 gene encoding uncharacterized protein, with product MPTRASAVPPPRSDPRNTSWWPSCSSCRRADGRFGAWFETVEQLGQKDSLLLSREWELPPESASEIFQAQQPPEGSKPWSGDRQGPDAESNSSSSSSTAHSSVQLQGGPDLGGGDAADSAHTPVAGSSGSVVEIHLDHVPEAQDGQEVKVTAQPCSLGPSPSRRPSCACWALPMSMRGGALLTRPDLLEPPRASQAAQAAPRLPASADLPCPTTGAVDLRIVSDRLHRHVSVGRNILFLHHPSQGHPDQPKVPRLTAVLQMARGRPLLCPCRPG from the exons ATGCCCACCCGGGCCTCAGCAGTGCCTCCTCCTCGGTCTGACCCCAGGAATACCAGCTGGTGGCCGAGCTGCAGCAGCTGCAGGCGCGCCGATGGGCGCTTCGGGGCCTGGTTTGAGACCGTGGAGCAGCTCGGCCAGAAGGACAG CCTCCTTCTGTCTCGTGAGTGGGAGCTGCCACCCGAGTCAGCCAGTGAGATCTTCCAGGCCCAACAGCCCCCGGAAGGCAGCAAGCCTTGGAGTGGAGA CCGCCAGGGCCCCGACGCTGAGtccaacagcagcagcagcagcagcaccgcCCACTCCAGCGTCCAGCTCCAGGGTGGCCCTGACCTGGGCGGCGGGGATGCCGCGGATTCTGCTCACACGCCCGTGGCTGGCTCCTCTGGCTCTGTGGTGGAAATTCACCTGGACCACGTCCCAGAGGCCCAGGACGGTCAGGAAGTGAAGGTGactgcccagccctgctccctgggGCCCTCGCCCTCCCGCCGCCCTTcctgtgcctgctgggccctcccCATGTCCATGAGGGGTGGAGCCCTGTTGACTCGTCCAGACCTTCTAGAGCCTCCCAGAGCTTCTCAAGCAGCCCAGGCTGCCCCGAGGCTCCCGGCCTCTGCTGACCTCCCGTGCCCCACAACCGGGGCAGTCGACCTGCGCATCGTCTCGGATCGGCTCCACCGTCACGTCAGCGTAGGGAGGAACATCCTCTTCCTCCACCATCCAAGCCAGGGCCACCCGGACCAGCCGAAAGTGCCGCGACTCACGGCCGTGCTACAAATGGCACGTGGGCGACCGCTGCTTTGTCCATGTCGTCCTGGCTGA